A stretch of the Kroppenstedtia eburnea genome encodes the following:
- a CDS encoding S8 family peptidase has product MAQTPYRWIREYGRRMDSSLRSSLIQRLQVLRYVPCVFHRATLSLIHRLSRVPVLVQLDRSLQPDRVFGNTLFAMQSPRNYFSSIHTVRMNLTLSQLEKMISLPEVKRIYLDRKVHALLDTAVPAVGAPLAWSAGNRGEGATIAIIDTGIHPHPDLVNPQSRILAFKDYVKGKSKPYDDNGHGTHCAGDAAGNGHSSGGKYKGPAPGAKLVGVKVLNKMGAGNLSDVIAGIEWCITHRKKYNIRVISLSLGSRTQTSYRDDPVAQAAEQAWKQGITVVTAAGNDGPDAGTISSPGIHPCVITVGASDDKGTIAISDDDVASFSSRGPTTDHIDKPDVLAPGTGITSLRVPRSYLDKTAPDSRVNRYYTTLSGTSMAAPIVAGLVAVLLTRNPDWTPDQVKEELVQSAKSLGLPPNVQGKGVIQTDPLLFKE; this is encoded by the coding sequence ATGGCCCAAACCCCATATCGTTGGATTCGGGAATACGGACGTCGGATGGACTCCAGCCTCAGAAGTTCGCTGATCCAACGTCTGCAAGTGCTTCGATATGTCCCCTGCGTCTTTCATCGAGCCACATTGTCCCTGATCCATCGCTTGTCACGGGTGCCTGTCCTGGTACAGCTCGACCGAAGTCTTCAGCCCGACAGAGTCTTTGGAAATACCTTGTTCGCCATGCAATCCCCCCGCAACTATTTCAGCAGTATTCACACTGTTCGCATGAATCTCACCTTATCCCAACTGGAAAAAATGATTTCGCTTCCCGAGGTGAAACGGATCTACCTTGACCGAAAGGTTCATGCTCTGTTGGATACAGCCGTTCCCGCCGTTGGCGCCCCTTTGGCATGGTCGGCGGGAAACCGGGGGGAAGGTGCCACCATCGCCATCATTGACACCGGTATTCATCCCCACCCCGATCTGGTGAATCCTCAGTCCCGAATCCTCGCTTTCAAAGATTATGTCAAAGGGAAGAGCAAGCCTTATGATGACAACGGACATGGAACCCATTGCGCCGGGGATGCCGCCGGCAACGGCCACTCCTCGGGCGGAAAATATAAAGGCCCCGCTCCGGGGGCAAAATTGGTCGGGGTAAAGGTTCTCAACAAAATGGGGGCTGGAAATCTCTCGGATGTGATCGCCGGAATTGAATGGTGTATCACCCATCGGAAGAAATACAATATCCGGGTCATCTCCCTCTCCCTGGGCAGCCGGACGCAAACCTCCTATCGGGACGACCCAGTCGCCCAAGCCGCCGAGCAAGCTTGGAAACAAGGAATCACCGTGGTCACAGCTGCAGGAAACGACGGACCCGACGCAGGAACCATTTCAAGCCCCGGAATCCATCCCTGTGTGATCACCGTGGGGGCTTCCGATGATAAAGGGACCATCGCCATCTCCGATGATGATGTCGCTTCTTTTTCCAGCCGCGGCCCCACCACCGACCACATCGACAAACCGGATGTACTCGCCCCCGGCACCGGAATCACCTCTCTCCGCGTTCCCCGTTCCTATCTCGACAAGACGGCTCCCGACAGCCGGGTCAACCGGTATTACACCACCCTTTCCGGCACCTCGATGGCCGCCCCGATCGTCGCCGGATTGGTTGCTGTACTTTTGACCCGCAATCCGGATTGGACGCCGGATCAGGTGAAAGAAGAGTTGGTTCAATCGGCCAAAAGCCTGGGTCTGCCGCCCAACGTGCAGGGGAAGGGTGTTATTCAAACCGATCCCCTCTTGTTTAAGGAATAA
- a CDS encoding S8 family peptidase, with translation MEGHPDVAHWEYDSRVTITDPIAGDITEGTTEGLPWGIQDVEASRVWPYTKGRGIKVAVIDTGVANDHPAVQKNYSGGVNILSPMFTPYDYNGHGTHVAATIAGRATDLNVVGVAPRVHIYGVKAFNRKGSANLSDLLSAINWCIENRMDVVNMSFGMPKVSDTLHEAIRTAHRLGITMVAAAGNQGNSGNVDYPARFDETIGVTAVSKDGRLAAFSNVGDGVDLAAPGDKITSAWLNGTTREMSGTSMAVPHVSGTAALLLYLRPDLKPDHIRRIMVESTIPVQENRSYGKVSSFQSVQLLARHMGRFIP, from the coding sequence TTGGAAGGGCATCCGGATGTGGCCCATTGGGAGTATGATTCCCGGGTGACGATCACAGACCCGATCGCGGGGGATATCACCGAGGGGACGACGGAAGGACTTCCCTGGGGGATTCAGGACGTGGAGGCCTCCAGGGTTTGGCCCTATACCAAGGGGAGAGGGATTAAGGTGGCGGTGATCGATACGGGAGTGGCCAATGATCACCCGGCCGTTCAGAAGAACTACAGCGGTGGTGTCAACATCCTCTCTCCGATGTTCACCCCCTATGACTATAACGGCCATGGGACCCATGTGGCGGCCACCATCGCCGGTCGGGCCACCGATTTAAATGTTGTGGGAGTGGCTCCACGGGTCCACATATACGGTGTCAAGGCATTTAACCGGAAAGGGAGTGCCAACCTGTCAGATTTGCTGAGTGCCATCAACTGGTGCATCGAAAACAGGATGGACGTGGTCAATATGAGTTTCGGAATGCCCAAAGTGAGCGACACACTTCATGAGGCCATCCGGACAGCTCATCGACTAGGCATCACGATGGTGGCGGCGGCGGGAAATCAGGGCAACTCCGGCAATGTTGATTACCCGGCCCGATTTGATGAGACGATTGGGGTAACGGCAGTTTCAAAGGATGGACGGTTGGCCGCCTTCAGCAATGTGGGGGACGGGGTGGATTTGGCCGCTCCCGGGGACAAAATCACATCGGCCTGGTTGAATGGAACCACCCGGGAGATGAGCGGCACTTCCATGGCCGTGCCCCATGTCAGCGGGACGGCGGCCCTGCTCCTTTATTTGCGGCCGGATCTCAAGCCGGATCATATCAGGCGGATCATGGTGGAGTCCACTATTCCCGTTCAGGAAAACCGGAGCTACGGGAAAGTGAGTTCTTTTCAGTCGGTTCAACTGCTTGCCCGTCATATGGGGCGGTTTATTCCTTAA
- a CDS encoding acyl-CoA synthetase has protein sequence MAMDVDRHAETGRVAIRWENDRGEKRDVSYLELKEESDRVARGLLASGLQKGDRIMILLPRIPEAYVAYLGALKAGLAVLPGSEMLQPSDISYRIRHAQAQAVIFDSSLRERVETARENCTRLRYGWVHGGNVEGWESFSRLGAGVTDVELPKTRSDDVAFISYTSGTTGGPKGVIHHHSWAVAHQAVAARQWLGVRPGDTVWATAGPGWAKWVWSPFISTLGSGATGLVYQGRFDASRYLSLIEEYQVNVLCCTPTEYRMMAKADDLERYRLSSLRSAVSAGEPLNREVIETFRRYFNIQVRDGYGQTENTLLAATLEGMEIKPGSMGKPTPGNRVTLIDENGDPVPVGEVGDIAVHRDAPALFKGYYQDPERTDRAFRGEWYLTGDQARQDEDGYLWFEGRSDDIIISSGYTIGPFEVEDALVKHPAVRECAVVASPDPVRGAIVKAFVVLKEGRDPSDELVRQLQEHVKKVTAPYKYPREIDFVTDLPKTTSGKIRRVELRNREYERKRVQP, from the coding sequence ATGGCGATGGATGTGGATCGGCACGCGGAGACCGGCCGGGTGGCCATCCGTTGGGAAAATGACCGGGGGGAGAAACGGGACGTATCCTATTTGGAATTGAAAGAAGAGTCGGATCGAGTCGCCCGGGGATTGTTGGCGTCCGGTCTTCAAAAAGGAGATCGGATCATGATTCTGCTTCCGCGGATCCCCGAGGCTTATGTGGCATATCTGGGTGCTTTGAAGGCGGGTTTGGCCGTGTTGCCGGGTTCGGAAATGCTCCAGCCTTCAGACATATCCTACCGCATCCGCCATGCGCAAGCCCAGGCGGTCATTTTTGATTCATCCCTGCGGGAACGGGTGGAGACGGCGAGGGAAAACTGCACCAGACTCCGGTATGGATGGGTGCATGGGGGAAATGTGGAAGGTTGGGAGTCTTTCAGCCGATTGGGTGCCGGAGTGACCGACGTGGAGTTGCCGAAAACGCGAAGTGATGATGTGGCTTTTATCTCCTACACTTCGGGCACCACAGGGGGGCCGAAGGGAGTGATCCACCATCACAGCTGGGCTGTTGCCCATCAAGCGGTCGCCGCCCGGCAATGGCTGGGTGTCCGGCCGGGAGACACGGTTTGGGCCACTGCGGGCCCGGGCTGGGCCAAGTGGGTGTGGAGCCCTTTTATTTCCACCCTGGGAAGTGGCGCCACCGGGTTGGTGTATCAAGGACGCTTTGATGCTTCCAGATATCTCTCTCTGATCGAGGAGTATCAAGTCAATGTACTTTGCTGCACTCCGACGGAATATCGGATGATGGCCAAGGCGGATGACTTGGAGCGGTATCGTCTGAGCAGTCTCCGGAGTGCCGTCAGTGCCGGAGAACCCCTGAACCGGGAGGTGATTGAAACCTTTCGGCGCTATTTCAACATCCAGGTCCGGGATGGGTATGGACAGACGGAAAACACTCTCCTCGCGGCAACTTTGGAGGGAATGGAAATCAAACCGGGTTCGATGGGCAAACCCACCCCGGGAAACCGGGTGACCCTGATCGATGAGAACGGCGATCCGGTCCCGGTGGGGGAAGTGGGGGACATTGCTGTTCACAGGGATGCTCCCGCCCTGTTCAAAGGTTATTACCAAGATCCTGAACGAACAGACAGAGCCTTTCGCGGGGAATGGTACCTGACCGGAGACCAGGCCAGACAAGATGAAGACGGATACCTTTGGTTTGAAGGTCGTTCCGATGATATCATCATCAGTTCAGGTTACACCATTGGTCCCTTTGAAGTGGAGGATGCTCTCGTCAAGCACCCCGCCGTCCGGGAATGCGCCGTGGTGGCCAGCCCGGATCCGGTCCGGGGCGCCATCGTGAAAGCCTTCGTCGTTTTGAAAGAGGGGCGGGATCCTTCTGATGAACTGGTGCGCCAGTTGCAGGAACACGTGAAAAAAGTGACAGCCCCTTATAAATACCCCCGGGAAATCGACTTTGTCACTGATCTTCCCAAAACGACCAGTGGCAAGATTCGGCGGGTGGAACTTCGCAATCGGGAATATGAGCGGAAACGTGTGCAACCTTGA
- a CDS encoding alpha/beta-type small acid-soluble spore protein, whose protein sequence is MQQQQNNRERNTNQLLVAGAAQALDQMKYEIASEFGVQLGADTTSRANGSVGGEITKRLVALAEQQLGGGVK, encoded by the coding sequence ATGCAACAACAACAAAACAACCGCGAGCGTAACACCAACCAATTGCTGGTCGCCGGTGCCGCCCAGGCTCTTGACCAGATGAAGTACGAAATCGCTTCTGAATTCGGCGTTCAACTGGGTGCCGATACCACCTCCCGTGCCAACGGTTCTGTTGGGGGTGAAATCACCAAACGTCTGGTTGCCCTGGCCGAACAACAACTGGGTGGCGGTGTAAAGTAA
- a CDS encoding spore coat protein CotJB gives MTQDYYRLLGELQTIDFFLSEINMYLDSHPQDATALERQQQYQRIRQELDREYQGCIRLLHSAQQQLATKK, from the coding sequence TTGACCCAAGATTATTATCGGCTGCTCGGCGAACTCCAAACCATCGATTTTTTTCTGTCGGAAATCAATATGTATCTGGACAGCCATCCCCAGGATGCCACTGCCCTTGAACGTCAACAACAATACCAGCGGATCCGACAGGAACTCGACAGGGAATACCAGGGATGTATCCGCCTCTTACATTCAGCGCAACAGCAATTGGCCACCAAAAAATGA